TCGACTTGCATGTGTTAAGCACGCCGCCAGCGTTCGTCCTGAGCCAGGATCAAACTCTCCAAAAAATTTATTCTTGGAGCCTTTGATGGCTCTTTGAAAACCGAATCATTGTGTTTTTGACTACACTTCCGAAGAAGCGCAGCCCGCACATCTGGCTTAATTACCTACATTGTTCAGTTTTCAAGGAACACTCCGGTCGCTGATGAGAGCGACCTCGTTCCGGCGCTTGACCGGAACTCTATGTTAACATAACCTCGCGGCCCTGTCAACATTCAGTTTTTGGAAACCTTGTCGCTGCTTGCCTTGCCTGGTCTTTTGCACCAGCTCCGCTTGCGGCGACTTTGTTATATTAACACGTCCCGACGGGCCGTGTCAATAGGTACTTATTGGTTTTTTGCGCTGTTGCTCCGCTTAGAGAGGCGCTTTATTAATATATCATATTAGCAGCTATTACTCAACTGCCGTAAACGGCGATTATCGGATGGTCGCGGCCAAATTTTTACGTGTGTTTATAGCTTTGATTATATGCTTGTATATGCTAAATTATGCTCGTGCTTGGATAAATAATTAGCCTGCCTTTTTACAGGCAGGCTTTTTCTGACTACCAGAAGGTCCTCGGCATGATGCGCTCCAGGGGCCAGACCGGGTTGCCGACGGCGTCGGCGGGACCGATCTTGTCGGCGATCTCCTGGACGGCGGAGGTGGCGACAACGGACAGACCAAGTATTTTGGCTGCTTCTGAGACGCCTATGGCGCCTTTCTGGACGATGTCGACGGTGGTTTCTTCGGCCATGTGGGTGTTGTTGAGGAGGGCGTCGACCCGTCCTAAGGTGGCGACGTATTCGAGGATGTTTTCGACGGTGGAGGTGAAGGGGCGCGACATGTTGATGACGGCGATTATTTTAAGGAAGGGATTGTCGAAGGCTCCTTCGATTAGGTTGAATATCCGCGCGCCATGAACGCCGTAGCCTACGTCCATGATGATGTTGCCCGGACGCCGGAGTACCCAGCGCATGGAGCCTTTGATGACGCTGCCGGCTTCGCCCAGGCCGACGGTGTCCCGTGTTTCCCAGGCGACGACGTTTATGCCCATGGCTTCGAGTTCTTTTTTGATCGGGCGGATGGTGTATACGGGTTCGACGGTGTCGAGGTCGACGAGCGTGACCGGCAGGCCGCGACGGCAAAGGTCGATGGCCCGGTTGACGGCGTTTTCGCTTTTGCCGCTGGCGTATTCGCCGACGTATGCTTCGATGATCGGTTCCATGTTGTCACCCCTTGTCCAGCGAAAGGGCACTTCATACCCGGGGGCCAGGTATCAAGTGCCTTGTGCGTCATTTTCTATAGTCTATCATATGGATGGGGAAAAAACCAATCAGGCGACAAATAATTTGAAGAGGATGAGGAGGACGACGCCGGGTATGCCGAGGAAGCCGGCTATGAGGGCGGTGATGGGATTGATGGCGATGGCGAAGCCGAAGTGCCCGCCGATGAAGTTGACGATCCAGAGCATGATGCCGCCAATGATAGCGTTGTAGACAAGTTTGAGGATGAGCTTGATGGGCATGAGGAAAAGCCGCCCGATGAGGTAGAGCAGAAAGATCCCGAAGACAAAGGCGATGATGACGTTCCAGTCCCAGGCGAGTCCGGGTATGCTCGGCATACTCATTCTCCTTTCGGCAGATGCCTATTCCTATTGTAAACGAGATCACCCGTCCTGTCATGCGTCGGGTTATCTTCCTTACAATATATCTGTGGCACGTCCTAAGTATGCCAAAAAAACGAGGCTGTTTGCTTTTTCAAACAGCCTCGTACTGTCAGCAGTATTTTGTGTTGGTGACGCCCTCGCTGCGGGCTTTTTTCAGCAGGTATATGTATTTCTTTTCTGCTGCCTGCATGAGGTAGACGGCGTGGTCGACAAGGTCGCTGTCGGATACGGAGTTATAGTAGTGCTGGGCGGCCAGCCACTCGCGCCTGGCCTGCTCGACGACGTCGGTGAGGGCGGGCATGGGGGCGGCGGGGCATGGGTCGCTGTCGACCAGGTTGGCAAACAGCCGTTTCGTCCAGGAGATTTTCATTGTCTTCCCCTCCCGGTAATATTATTACCAGAAAGAGGGAGAATTATTCCTACTATTTGTCCCGGATTTTTACCGGCTACATTTCGCGGCGGTTTTCGAGCGCCTTGGACAGCGTGACTTCGTCGGCGTATTCGAGGTCGCCGCCCACCGGCAGGCCGTGGCCGATGCGGGTGACTTTGACGCCGAGGGGTTTGAGGAGCCTGGCGGTGTACATGGCGGTGGCCTCGCCTTCGACATCGGGGTTGGTGGCCATTATGACTTCCTGGGTTTCGCCGTCCTTTATCCGGGCGAGCAGTTCTTTGAGGCGCAGTTCGTCGGGGCCGACGCCGTCGAGGGGCGACAGCGAGCCGTGGAGAACGTGGTAGCGGCCGCGGTATTCCCGCGTTCTCTCCATGGCGGCGACGTCCTGGGGTTCTTCGACGACGCAGATGAGGCCCGCGTCGCGAGTGTCGCTCCCGCAGATCTGGCAGGGGTCGCAGTCGGTCAGGTTGAAACAGACTGAGCAGTAGCCTATTTTCTCTTTGGCTTCGATGATGGCCTCGGCGAGGTCACGGCTCTGTTGCCGGTCCATGGCCAGCACGTGGTAGGCGAGCCGGGTCGCCGATTTGGGCCCGATGCCCGGCAGCCTGCGGAATTGTTCGACCAGTCTGGCGAGGGGGGCGATGTGCGGCATTTAAAACATCCCCGGTATTTTCATGCCGCCGGTCAGCTTGCCCATTTCCTGGGTCATCATGTCGTCAACTTTCTTGAGCGCTTCGTTGACGGCGGCCATGATCATGTCCTCAAGCATTTCGATGTCTTGCGGGTCGGCGGCGGCCGGGTCGATTTTGATGGACAGTATCTGTTTTTCGCCGTTGACGACGATTTTTATCGCGCCGCCGCCGGCGGTGGACTCAAGGGTCCTGGTTTTGAGCTCCTCCTGCAGTTTGGCCATGTCGGCCTGCAGTTTCTGCACTTTTTTCATCATGTTGGCCATGTTGCCCATGTTGCCGAACATCGATCAGACCTCCTCGTTCTTTTCCTCTTTGATTATTTTGCCGCCAAAGATCGCCAGGGCCTGGCTCAGGGCCGGATGCCCTTCGCCGGGGGCTGCGGGTGCGCCGCCCGCGGCTGCAGGCGGCGGGGCCGCGTCCGGCGACGGCGGGACGGTGGCGGCCACACAGTTCAGTTTCACCGGGTGACCGGTGATCTGGGCGAGGCTTTTTTCGACGATCTGGCGGTAGTCTTCTTTGTCGCTGCGTTCTTTGGCGAACGAGGATGCGAATTGGACGGTCGCCTGGCTGTCGGTTAAGGATACTATTTCGCCTTGGGAGACGCAGGCGTGGACGGAGCGTTTGCCGCCAGCGACGAGTTCTTTGAGGACGACGTCCCAGATTTCTTTGGGGCTGGCGCCGGCCGGCAGGGCCGGGGCAGCCGGCTTGGGTACGGGAGCCGCCGGCGCCGGAGCTGCCGTGGCGGCGGCCGGCGGCGGGGCGGCCTGCGTTGTCGGGACGGGGCGCGGCTGCGGGGTGGAGGCGGGGGCCGGACGGGCGGGCCCGGCGGCACCGCCGCCGGCGAGGGCGGCTTCGAGGGCGGCGACCCGCTCGGCGAGGACGGCCAAGTCGCCTTCGCTTTCGCGGCGGCAGACGGCGAGCAGGGCTATTTCGGCGGTGATGCGCGGCTCGACGGCCCATTTGGCTTCGTTGGCCGCGTTCTGGAGCAGTTGGATCATCCGCACGAGTTCGTCGTGGCTGAAGCGGGCGCTCTGGTCGGCGAGTACGGTCCTGTCGTCGCCGTATGTGTCGAGGCCGGCCGTTTCGGGGGCGGCCTTGTATATCATGAGGCTGCGCCCGTGCTGGGCGAGCTCGAGGAGGAGCTGCCGGACGTCTTTGCCGAGGGCGATGAGTTCTTCGAGGGTGAGCAGCACGGCTGACGCATCTCGCGCGGCCATGGCGTCGGTCAGCCGCCAGACCCATTCGTGGCCGACAAGGCCGAGGAGGCCGCGGACGGCGTCGGCGCCGATCGGTCCGTCGCCCAGGGCGGTGCACTGGTCGAGGATGCTGAGGGCGTCGCGCAGGCCGCCGTCGGCGTGCAGGGCGATAAGGCGCAACGCTTCGGCGGTGATGTCGAGACCACTGTCGGCGGCGACGACAGCGAGGCGTTTTTCGATATCCGTTACCGGAATGCGGCGGAAGTCGTAGCGCTGGCAGCGGGAGTGGATGGTGGCCGGTATTTTGTGCGATTCGGTGGTGGCGAGTACGAAAACGACGTGGGCGGGCGGCTCCTCAAGGGTTTTGAGGAGAGCGTTGAAGGCTTCCGCGGTTAACATGTGTACTTCGTCAATTATGTATACTTTGTAGCGTCCCTCGACCGGCGAGAACTTGACGGCCTCGCGGAGGTCGCGGATTTCGTCGATGCCGCGGTTGGAGGCGGCGTCGATCTCGAATACGTCCATCGAGATGCCGGCAGTGATGCGCTCGCAGTTCGGGCACTTGTTGCAGGGCGTCGGGGTGGGTCCGTGGACGCAGTTGAGCGCTTTGGCGAGGATTTTGGCGGTGCTGGTTTTGCCGGTGCCGCGGGGGCCGGCGAATAGGTAGGCATGGGCGACCTTGTTGG
The DNA window shown above is from Sporomusaceae bacterium and carries:
- a CDS encoding pro-sigmaK processing inhibitor BofA family protein, translated to MPSIPGLAWDWNVIIAFVFGIFLLYLIGRLFLMPIKLILKLVYNAIIGGIMLWIVNFIGGHFGFAIAINPITALIAGFLGIPGVVLLILFKLFVA
- a CDS encoding DUF2508 family protein; this encodes MKISWTKRLFANLVDSDPCPAAPMPALTDVVEQARREWLAAQHYYNSVSDSDLVDHAVYLMQAAEKKYIYLLKKARSEGVTNTKYC
- the recR gene encoding recombination mediator RecR; the encoded protein is MPHIAPLARLVEQFRRLPGIGPKSATRLAYHVLAMDRQQSRDLAEAIIEAKEKIGYCSVCFNLTDCDPCQICGSDTRDAGLICVVEEPQDVAAMERTREYRGRYHVLHGSLSPLDGVGPDELRLKELLARIKDGETQEVIMATNPDVEGEATAMYTARLLKPLGVKVTRIGHGLPVGGDLEYADEVTLSKALENRREM
- a CDS encoding YbaB/EbfC family nucleoid-associated protein, with translation MFGNMGNMANMMKKVQKLQADMAKLQEELKTRTLESTAGGGAIKIVVNGEKQILSIKIDPAAADPQDIEMLEDMIMAAVNEALKKVDDMMTQEMGKLTGGMKIPGMF
- the dnaX gene encoding DNA polymerase III subunit gamma/tau; translation: MAYVALYRQWRPQDFDNLIGQEHINTTLKNAIAANKVAHAYLFAGPRGTGKTSTAKILAKALNCVHGPTPTPCNKCPNCERITAGISMDVFEIDAASNRGIDEIRDLREAVKFSPVEGRYKVYIIDEVHMLTAEAFNALLKTLEEPPAHVVFVLATTESHKIPATIHSRCQRYDFRRIPVTDIEKRLAVVAADSGLDITAEALRLIALHADGGLRDALSILDQCTALGDGPIGADAVRGLLGLVGHEWVWRLTDAMAARDASAVLLTLEELIALGKDVRQLLLELAQHGRSLMIYKAAPETAGLDTYGDDRTVLADQSARFSHDELVRMIQLLQNAANEAKWAVEPRITAEIALLAVCRRESEGDLAVLAERVAALEAALAGGGAAGPARPAPASTPQPRPVPTTQAAPPPAAATAAPAPAAPVPKPAAPALPAGASPKEIWDVVLKELVAGGKRSVHACVSQGEIVSLTDSQATVQFASSFAKERSDKEDYRQIVEKSLAQITGHPVKLNCVAATVPPSPDAAPPPAAAGGAPAAPGEGHPALSQALAIFGGKIIKEEKNEEV